One window from the genome of Metabacillus flavus encodes:
- a CDS encoding AbrB/MazE/SpoVT family DNA-binding domain-containing protein, protein MKSTGIVRKVDELGRVVIPIELRRTLGIAEKDALEIYVDDERIILKKYKPNMTCHVTGEVSDDNMTLANGKLVLSKEGAEQLIQEIQNQFQSK, encoded by the coding sequence ATGAAATCTACAGGTATTGTACGTAAAGTTGATGAACTAGGCCGCGTGGTGATTCCGATTGAATTGCGCCGTACATTAGGAATTGCAGAGAAAGACGCTCTTGAAATCTACGTGGATGATGAAAGAATCATTCTTAAAAAATATAAGCCAAACATGACTTGCCACGTTACTGGTGAAGTTTCTGATGACAACATGACATTGGCTAACGGCAAATTGGTGCTAAGCAAAGAAGGCGCTGAGCAGCTGATCCAAGAAATCCAAAACCAATTCCAATCTAAGTAA
- the metG gene encoding methionine--tRNA ligase has translation MMESKKTFYITTPIYYPSGNLHIGHAYTTTAGDAMARYKRMRGFDVMYLTGTDEHGQKIQQKAAEKGVTPQEYVDGIVDGIKSLWKRMDISYDDFIRTTETRHKLVVEKIFKQLLDQGDIYLDEYEGWYSIPDETYYTAHQLDDPIMEDGKIVGGKSPDSGHPVELVKEQSYFFRVGKYSERLLKYYEENPEFIQPESRKNEMINNFIKPGLEDLAVSRTSFDWGVKVPGDPKHVVYVWIDALSNYITALGYGTDQDEKYRTYWPADVHLMSKEIVRFHTIYWPIMLMALDLPLPKKVFAHGWLLMKDGKMSKSKGNVVDPITLIDRYGLDALRYYLLREVPFGSDGVFTPEGFVERVNYDLANDLGNLLNRTVAMIDKYFEGNIPNYQGSVTEFDRILEEMNRTTSERYEEAMEKMEFSVALASVWQLVSRTNKYIDETQPWALAKDDAKTDDLGSVMHHLAESLRRTAILLQPFLTETPAKIFSQLGIKDESLTKWESIHTFGHLKDSKVEKGDPIFPRLDMAEEVEYIKSQMSGGTPIEEPAEEKTEEADEITVDDFFKVELRVAEVLQAEPVKKADKLLKLQLDLGTEKRQVVSGIAKHYTPADLVGKKVICVTNLKPVKLRGELSQGMILAGDHEGGLSLATVDQTLPNGTKIK, from the coding sequence ATCATGGAAAGCAAAAAGACGTTTTACATTACAACTCCGATTTATTATCCAAGCGGAAATTTACATATTGGCCATGCCTATACAACTACGGCAGGCGATGCGATGGCAAGATATAAGCGCATGCGCGGATTTGATGTGATGTATCTGACCGGAACGGATGAACACGGACAGAAAATTCAGCAAAAAGCAGCAGAAAAGGGCGTTACTCCGCAGGAATATGTGGATGGCATTGTGGATGGAATTAAAAGTCTTTGGAAGCGCATGGATATTTCCTATGACGACTTTATCCGTACCACAGAAACCCGTCACAAATTGGTTGTCGAAAAAATATTCAAACAGCTTCTCGATCAAGGTGATATTTATTTGGATGAATATGAGGGCTGGTATTCGATCCCTGATGAAACCTATTACACGGCACATCAGCTTGATGACCCGATTATGGAGGATGGCAAAATTGTCGGCGGAAAAAGCCCTGACAGCGGACATCCAGTCGAACTGGTTAAAGAGCAGTCGTACTTTTTCCGGGTAGGAAAATACTCAGAACGCCTTTTGAAGTATTACGAAGAGAATCCTGAATTTATTCAGCCGGAATCCCGCAAAAATGAAATGATTAACAACTTCATCAAACCGGGCCTTGAGGACCTGGCTGTATCAAGAACATCCTTTGACTGGGGAGTTAAGGTTCCTGGGGATCCGAAGCATGTGGTTTATGTGTGGATTGATGCACTTTCCAATTACATCACGGCTCTAGGGTATGGAACCGATCAGGATGAGAAGTACCGCACCTATTGGCCGGCAGATGTTCATTTGATGAGTAAAGAAATTGTCCGCTTCCATACGATATACTGGCCAATCATGCTAATGGCGCTTGACTTGCCGCTGCCGAAGAAGGTTTTCGCGCATGGATGGCTGCTGATGAAGGATGGAAAAATGTCTAAATCCAAAGGAAATGTAGTGGATCCGATTACACTGATTGACCGCTACGGACTGGATGCTTTGCGCTATTATCTTCTCAGGGAAGTTCCATTCGGCTCCGATGGTGTATTCACACCGGAAGGGTTCGTTGAGAGAGTGAATTACGACCTGGCGAATGACTTAGGAAACCTTCTGAACAGAACGGTAGCAATGATCGATAAATATTTCGAAGGAAATATTCCTAATTATCAAGGATCCGTTACGGAATTTGACCGGATACTTGAAGAAATGAACCGTACGACCTCAGAACGCTATGAAGAGGCTATGGAAAAAATGGAATTCTCGGTAGCTCTGGCTTCCGTTTGGCAGCTTGTAAGCCGTACAAATAAATACATTGATGAAACACAGCCTTGGGCATTGGCAAAAGACGATGCAAAAACAGACGACCTTGGCTCTGTTATGCATCATCTTGCAGAATCTTTGAGAAGAACAGCCATTCTTCTTCAGCCATTCCTGACAGAGACGCCGGCTAAAATCTTCTCCCAGCTCGGCATTAAAGACGAATCTTTAACAAAATGGGAAAGCATACACACCTTTGGCCATCTTAAAGATAGTAAAGTGGAAAAAGGTGACCCGATCTTCCCACGTCTCGATATGGCGGAAGAAGTCGAGTATATTAAGAGTCAAATGTCAGGCGGAACTCCGATCGAGGAACCTGCAGAAGAAAAAACAGAAGAAGCAGATGAAATCACGGTAGACGATTTCTTCAAAGTGGAGCTTCGGGTGGCAGAGGTCCTTCAAGCTGAGCCGGTTAAGAAAGCAGACAAGCTGCTTAAACTTCAGCTGGATCTTGGAACAGAAAAAAGACAAGTGGTTTCAGGAATTGCGAAGCATTACACACCTGCGGACCTTGTTGGAAAAAAGGTAATTTGCGTGACAAACC